The Megachile rotundata isolate GNS110a chromosome 3, iyMegRotu1, whole genome shotgun sequence genome includes a window with the following:
- the LOC100879015 gene encoding uncharacterized protein LOC100879015 isoform X5 — translation MPRSVKDSEEEVDVKTAGRKTRLTDVGSADTSLRRSTRIKLVKQNDSSPESNDSSVSNTQTRVTRKRTGTMDNTTATEKQRVLRSRRNSVSSDVSETPEVDATTTATPTKRNRHSIVNDMLNRTGSQRIKRLTRAGSESKSPPLRVTRNTRATSMEPETNAENNLIQRDEHELTRTPVRTRRRTSIIPSEATVLEEKEETLKILMVTLDRTLPNVSETKENDSDESVPNTENTPDTKHQNVNEEEDKDNTSEQCNNLAENPPPKSVESVEKDISTDDKNVTPVNDKNVLEESKNLVASTGTEMNSSQSSIEKMTDDDKNVSEETSTLTDINSSQSFLQKITENDKSVSEESKNLLTSSVTEIDSSQTLSQKIADDDKDVSEETNNVLTSTVIEINSSETFSQKITDDKNVPEENKTVSTPAVTEMDSSIHNSSEPFSQKADQNTSKELGLKIENLLTNSIEKHEDFSNKENLAANIISDEPNIENTGSNTPVQSPKPLSVSNSNKLIKEKCKSPCNLLPRSRHSKSSESMDDSPVKEVDNDVTNNSVVENLTASPNAEDTDNSDMPKLAIESDSLSGTTLNTSPDRNISVKICTDSSSCDSIELIRCTDDVKSPDNSDKLTESNEEATEIQDEELNEIETDATSSVEKITNVNEDSEKDTKQETSINDKDNVKEEVKPETPTEVTEGKPEKEDLSTRGSSMSKDQPIEKSVEQKSESIQETCTKNQESMDVDDNDSDKNAATLFQDIPANEWKEKNVDIDKNSIHSVSTERLEHETEAECDLVLVDKEAWLAAENIKAEKEAEASDYDSDDTVVLKMQRDSRKGQKIEQMEIDTSADNNKINISKEASTNESNIDNENLTKNTKDSESETPNTDSEAVNQNKSITEKQNKHSTSKHNVSNRKSTEGKDLNESHKTIDTEENLSSDKNNLSESISKKRKSLNKSVREVDETESTEKKSLNKSNKSEEEKETADAELDSGSDIMTSAKKNKKKRSLNISSKKQVACLKESDNDSKESSLPEKRKSKKKKFEKNRSLTRNVIDSDSESNSDDSQNETIELPKFLLGEGSNTDSDNESDKSIDSDIEREYNLDGKDTCKFSDDDVPGDECRASETESSDPDDNGSDLADFVVYDDVEEEEDESEESGNEEENIEINEKEDAVEKETSENEKENYEADVSVDTSVKRKSKLKMSDDLNTSDAKSDNKKQKSKKIDTSQNEKEHSLSDASLSQSLKMKKAKQKRAVSEFIVEDIEQPLNDSYSTFNKGRQKLNKCSTPKSHYLPTTEEADEKTKTASDSKTDTSIDKRKIEDSKAESSFTKLSKQKSKENLVDKHLPSELAELVENVKLSKPLPSKVAELNKTIAVLDSETPTTKYLKKDRLNDTAPVLKLDSKLTKINDDEQNKTLNQLEEESEDVNTEEINTSLKQKLLKVADNILEADRRKKHKKRKQKEENSNPDKLIADDDFHEDTAPQVLIDSENIVSATNTDKNEIIEEVVLNEGEKKKKRKKKKKKQKLTPSDITEQIDENIEPESTKKLVPKKVKKKQEIKLVENVSDTQSENQILEKKKKESTPVWNEEITTQISKKKQKSLSEDITLSGNERTTEKLPKRKKKLSEDVVLEHEVPSRKRKKDWSSNDFSESDNILVEKAAKKKHKLLVEDEKKSKAKSAKATFNDAGSDSDEGPTVVTFAEARDEALKIIKHTADSIKANKEMKKKKRKERMEEMERDKELKNEKQKLRKQEIKAKEIGMQKGIKRLPDDLLENLSDIPVKRMKNISKREGKILPSRTMFNLEDKTEDTYEDDFVPLSSCGATTNFAVANIQKIKKKKKIPGIGSFKQKMLARNSRQPISAYLMCLKKQKVSGNDNFCSKPY, via the exons ATGCCGCGTTCTGTCAAAGATTCAGAAGAAGAGGTAGATGTAAAAACTGCCG gtcGCAAGACTCGTCTTACTGATGTTGGGTCAGCCGACACATCGCTCCGTCGTAGTACCCGAATTAAATTAGTTAAACAAAATGATTCTTCACCCGAATCAAATGATAGTAGTGTGAGTAATACACAAACAAGAGTTACAAGGAAACGAACAGGTACAATGGATAATACTACTGCAACTGAAAAGCAGAGAGTCTTGCGTTCTAGGAGAAATTCTGTATCCTCAGATGTTAGCGAAACCCCAGAAGTTGATGCTACTACTACAGCTACACCAACAAAAAGAAATAGACATAGCATTGTTAATGATATGCTTAATAGGACTGGTAGTCAAAGAAT TAAACGACTTACGAGAGCTGGTTCAGAGTCAAAATCACCACCACTAAGAGTTACACGTAATACAAGAGCTACATCCATGGAACCTGAAACTAATGCAGAAAATAATCTTATACAGAGGGACGAACATGAATTAACACGTACACCTGTTAGGACAAGAAGACGAACATCAATAATACCTTCAGAAGCAACTGTTCTAGAGGAGAAAGAAGaaactctaaaaattctaatGGTGACATTAGACCGTACATTACCTAACGTTagtgaaacaaaagaaaatg attCAGATGAGTCAGTACCAAATACAGAAAATACTCCTGACACAAAACATCAAAATGTAAATGAGGAAGAAGATAAAGATAATACTAGTG AACAATGCAATAATCTTGCAGAAAATCCTCCTCCAAAATCTGTTGAGAGTGTTGAAAAGGATATATCTACTGATGATAAAAATGTAACACCAGTCAATGACAAAAATGTGTTAGAAGAAAGTAAAAACTTAGTTGCATCTACTGGAACAGAAATGAATTCATCTCAATCATCTATAGAAAAGATGACAGATGATGATAAAAATGTGTCAGAAGAAACATCTACATTAACAGATATAAATTCATCTCAATCATTTTTACAAAAGATAACAGAAAATGATAAAAGTGTGTCAGAAGAAAGTAAAAACTTACTTACATCTAGTGTAACAGAAATTGATTCATCTCAAACACTTTCACAAAAAATTGCAGATGATGATAAAGATGTATCAGAAGAAACTAACAATGTACTTACATCTACTGTAATAGAAATTaattcatctgaaacattttcACAAAAGATTACAGATGATAAAAATGTGCCAGAAGAAAATAAAACCGTATCTACACCGGCAGTAACAGAAATGGATTCTTCTATACATAATTCATCTGAACCATTTTCACAAAAGGCTGATCAAAATACATCTAAAGAATTaggattaaaaattgaaaatttattaaccaATTCAATAGAAAAACATGAAGATTTTAGTAATAAGGAGAATCTAGCAGCAAATATTATTAGTGATGAACCAAATATCGAAAATACTGGTTCTAATACACCGGTACAAAGCCCAAAACCTTTATCTGTAAGTAACTCAAACaagttaataaaagaaaaatgtaaatcTCCTTGCAATTTATTACCAAGGAGTCGACATTCAAAATCATCAGAATCAATGGATGATTCTCCTGTAAAGGAAGTTGATAACGATGTAACTAATAATTCGGTAGTAGAAAATTTGACTGCGTCACCAAATGCAGAAGATACAGATAATTCTGATATGCCAAAATTAGCTATAGAATCAGATTCATTAAGTGGAACTACACTTAATACAAGTCCAGATAGGaatatttctgtaaaaataTGTACGGATTCAAGTTCCTGTGACAGTATTGAACTTATAAGGTGTACAGACGATGTGAAATCTCCAGATAATAGTGATAAACTTACAGAAAGTAATGAAGAAGCTACAGAAATACAAGACGAAGAATTGAATGAAATCGAAACGGATGCAACTTCAAGTGTAGAAAAAATTACGAATGTAAATGAAGATTCTGAAAAAGATACTAAACAAGAAACAAGCATCAATGATAAGGATAATGTAAAAGAGGAAGTTAAACCAG AGACGCCAACCGAAGTTACTGAAGGAAAGCCAGAAAAAGAAGACCTGTCTACGCGCGGCTCTTCAATGTCAAAGGACCAACCTATAGAGAAATCAGTTGAACAGAAATCTGAATCTATTCAAGAAACATGTACTAAGAATCAAGAAAGTATGGACGTTGATGATAATGACTCCGATAAAAATGCAGCAACTTTATTTCAAGATATCCCAGCCAATGAATGGAAGGAGAAGAACGTCGATATTGATAAGAATTCAATTCATTCGGTGTCAACTGAAAGATTGGAACATGAAACGGAAGCTGAATGTGATCTTGTTTTAGTTGATAAGGAAGCATGGTTAGCTGctgaaaatataaaagcagAAAAGGAAGCAGAAGCCTCCGATTATGATTCGGATGATACAGTTGTGTTAAAGATGCAAAGGGATTCTAGGAAAGGACAAAAGATTGAACAAATGGAAATAGATACATCAGCagacaataacaaaataaatatcagtAAAGAAGCATCTACAAATgaaagtaatattgataatgaaaatttaacgaaaaatacGAAAGATTCTGAAAGCGAAACACCAAATACTGATTCTGAAGCTGTAAATCAGAATAAATCAATAACAGAGAAACAGAATAAACATTCTACTTCTAAACATAATGTTTCGAACCGCAAATCAACTGAAGGAAAAGACTTAAATGAATCACATAAAACAATAGATACAGAAGAGAATTTGTCAtcggataaaaataatttgtccgAGAGTATTTCGAAAAAACGAAAATCACTTAACAAGTCTGTTCGAGAAGTAGATGAAACTGAATCCACAGAGAAAAAATCTTTGAATAAATCCAATAAAtctgaagaagaaaaagaaacagcAGATGCTGAACTAGATAGCGGAAGTGACATAATGACATCagctaaaaagaataaaaagaaacgaTCCTTAAATATTTCATCGAAGAAGCAAGTGGCTTGTTTAAAGGAATCTGATAATGATAGTAAAGAATCTAGTCTTCCTGAAAAACggaaaagtaaaaagaaaaagtTCGAAAAAAATCGTTCGCTAACAAGAAACGTTATAGATTCTGACAGTGAAAGTAATTCTGATGATTCACAAAATGAAACAATAGAGCTTCCTAAATTTTTGTTAGGTGAAGGATCTAATACTGACAGTGATAATGAATCTGATAAAAGTATAGACTCAGATATTGAAAGAGAATACAATCTTGATGGTAAAGATACATGTAAGTTTTCTGATGATGATGTTCCTGGAGATGAATGTAGAGCATCAGAAACAGAATCATCAGATCCAGATGATAATGGATCAGATCTTGCAGATTTTGTAGTTTATGATGAcgttgaagaagaagaagacgagagTGAAGAGTCTGGAAACGAGGAAGAAAATATCGAGATAAATGAAAAAGAAGATGCAGTCGAGAAAGAAACAagtgaaaatgaaaaagaaaattatgaaGCGGATGTGTCAGTAGATACTTCTGTTAAAcgtaaaagtaaattaaaaatgtctgaTGATTTGAACACGTCTGACGCCAAAAGCGATAATAAGAAGCAAAAGTCCAAAAAGATAGATACATCTCAAAATGAAAAAGAACACAGTTTGTCTGACGCGTCGCTTTCACAGTCTCTTAAAATGAAGAAAGCAAAACAAAAGCGGGCTGTAAGTGAATTTATAGTTGAAGATATAGAACAACCATTAAATGACTCTTACTCAACGTTTAATAAGGGAAGGCAAAAACTTAATAAATGCAGTACTCCTAAAAGTCATTATTTACCTACGACAGAAGAAGCAGATGAAAAAACTAAAACTGCAAGTGATAGTAAAACAGATACTTCTATTGATAAGAGAAAAATTGAGGATTCAAAAGCAGAAAGCAGTTTTACAAAACTAAGTAAACAAAAAAGTAAAGAAAATCTCGTGGATAAGCACCTTCCATCCGAACTAGCCGAATTAGTAGAAAATGTGAAACTTTCAAAACCACTGCCATCTAAAGTAGcagaattaaataaaacaattgcAGTCCTAGATAGTGAAACACCcacaacaaaatatttgaaaaaagacAGATTAAATGACACTGCGCCAGTATTGAAATTGGATAGTAAgttgacaaaaataaatgaTGATGAACAAAATAAAACGTTAAATCAGCTCGAAGAAGAAAGTGAAGATGTTAATACAGAAGAAATAAATACCTCGTTAAAACAGAAGTTGCTTAAAGTAGCTGACAATATTTTAGAGGCTGATCGCCGGAAAAAACATAAGAAACGGAAGCAAAAAGAAGAAAACAGTAATCCTGATAAATTAATTGCAGACGATGATTTTCATGAAGATACAGCTCCACAAGTTTTAATTGATAGTGAAAATATTGTTTCTGCCACTAATaccgataaaaatgaaataattgaagAAGTAGTTTTGAATGAAggagagaagaaaaagaagaggaagaagaagaagaagaaacaaaaattaacaCCTTCTGATATTACGGAACAAATAGACGAAAATATAGAGCCAGAAAGTACTAAAAAATTAGTACCTAAGAAGGTAAAAAAGAAACAGGAGATAAAATTAGTTGAAAATGTTTCAGAtacacaatcggaaaatcaaatattagaaaagaaaaagaaagaaagtacACCTGTCTGGAATGAAGAGATAACTACACAAATATCTAAGAAAAAACAAAAATCATTGTCAGAAGACATTACTTTATCAGGCAATGAAAGGACGACTGAAAAATTGcctaaaagaaagaaaaaattatcGGAAGATGTTGTTTTGGAACATGAAGTTCCGTCTAGGAAGAGGAAGAAGGATTGGTCATCAAATGATTTTTCAGAAAGTGACAATATTTTAGTCGAAAAAGCAGCAAAGAAGAAGCATAAATTATTAGTAGAAGACGAGAAAAAAAGTAAAGCAAAATCTGCCAAAGCTACATTTAATGATGCAGGATCAGATTCAGATGAAGGTCCAACAGTAGTTACATTTGCTGAAGCTCGAGATGaagcattaaaaattataaagcatACTGCTGATAGTATTAAAGCTaacaaagaaatgaaaaagaaaaaacgaaaagaaagaaTGGAAGAAATGGAACGTGACAAAGAACTTaagaatgaaaaacaaaaattaagaaaacaagAAATAAAAGCTAAAGAAATAGGTATGCAGAAGGGTATTAAACGGCTTCCTGATGATCTGCTTGAAAATCTTTCGGACATTCCAGTAAAAAGAATGAAGAATATATCAAAGAGAGAAGGAAAAATATTACCATCTCGTACAATGTTCAATTTAGAGGATAAGACAGAGGATACGTATGAAGATGATTTCGTGCCATTAAGTTCCTGTGGAGCTACAACAAATTTCGCTGttgcaaatattcaaaaaattaaaaagaagaaaaaaattccAGGCATAGGTTCTTTTAAGCAAAAAATGCTTGCTAGAAATTCACGACAACCTATTTCTGCATATTTAATGTGTTTAAAGAAACAAAAAGTATCAGGTAACGATAATTTCTGTAGTAAaccatattaa
- the LOC100879015 gene encoding uncharacterized protein LOC100879015 isoform X4 → MPRSVKDSEEEVDVKTAGRKTRLTDVGSADTSLRRSTRIKLVKQNDSSPESNDSSVSNTQTRVTRKRTGTMDNTTATEKQRVLRSRRNSVSSDVSETPEVDATTTATPTKRNRHSIVNDMLNRTGSQRIKRLTRAGSESKSPPLRVTRNTRATSMEPETNAENNLIQRDEHELTRTPVRTRRRTSIIPSEATVLEEKEETLKILMVTLDRTLPNVSETKENDSDESVPNTENTPDTKHQNVNEEEDKDNTSEQCNNLAENPPPKSVESVEKDISTDDKNVTPVNDKNVLEESKNLVASTGTEMNSSQSSIEKMTDDDKNVSEETSTLTDINSSQSFLQKITENDKSVSEESKNLLTSSVTEIDSSQTLSQKIADDDKDVSEETNNVLTSTVIEINSSETFSQKITDDKNVPEENKTVSTPAVTEMDSSIHNSSEPFSQKADQNTSKELGLKIENLLTNSIEKHEDFSNKENLAANIISDEPNIENTGSNTPVQSPKPLSVSNSNKLIKEKCKSPCNLLPRSRHSKSSESMDDSPVKEVDNDVTNNSVVENLTASPNAEDTDNSDMPKLAIESDSLSGTTLNTSPDRNISVKICTDSSSCDSIELIRCTDDVKSPDNSDKLTESNEEATEIQDEELNEIETDATSSVEKITNVNEDSEKDTKQETSINDKDNVKEEVKPGTSDNVQETPTEVTEGKPEKEDLSTRGSSMSKDQPIEKSVEQKSESIQETCTKNQESMDVDDNDSDKNAATLFQDIPANEWKEKNVDIDKNSIHSVSTERLEHETEAECDLVLVDKEAWLAAENIKAEKEAEASDYDSDDTVVLKMQRDSRKGQKIEQMEIDTSADNNKINISKEASTNESNIDNENLTKNTKDSESETPNTDSEAVNQNKSITEKQNKHSTSKHNVSNRKSTEGKDLNESHKTIDTEENLSSDKNNLSESISKKRKSLNKSVREVDETESTEKKSLNKSNKSEEEKETADAELDSGSDIMTSAKKNKKKRSLNISSKKQVACLKESDNDSKESSLPEKRKSKKKKFEKNRSLTRNVIDSDSESNSDDSQNETIELPKFLLGEGSNTDSDNESDKSIDSDIEREYNLDGKDTCKFSDDDVPGDECRASETESSDPDDNGSDLADFVVYDDVEEEEDESEESGNEEENIEINEKEDAVEKETSENEKENYEADVSVDTSVKRKSKLKMSDDLNTSDAKSDNKKQKSKKIDTSQNEKEHSLSDASLSQSLKMKKAKQKRAVSEFIVEDIEQPLNDSYSTFNKGRQKLNKCSTPKSHYLPTTEEADEKTKTASDSKTDTSIDKRKIEDSKAESSFTKLSKQKSKENLVDKHLPSELAELVENVKLSKPLPSKVAELNKTIAVLDSETPTTKYLKKDRLNDTAPVLKLDSKLTKINDDEQNKTLNQLEEESEDVNTEEINTSLKQKLLKVADNILEADRRKKHKKRKQKEENSNPDKLIADDDFHEDTAPQVLIDSENIVSATNTDKNEIIEEVVLNEGEKKKKRKKKKKKQKLTPSDITEQIDENIEPESTKKLVPKKVKKKQEIKLVENVSDTQSENQILEKKKKESTPVWNEEITTQISKKKQKSLSEDITLSGNERTTEKLPKRKKKLSEDVVLEHEVPSRKRKKDWSSNDFSESDNILVEKAAKKKHKLLVEDEKKSKAKSAKATFNDAGSDSDEGPTVVTFAEARDEALKIIKHTADSIKANKEMKKKKRKERMEEMERDKELKNEKQKLRKQEIKAKEIGMQKGIKRLPDDLLENLSDIPVKRMKNISKREGKILPSRTMFNLEDKTEDTYEDDFVPLSSCGATTNFAVANIQKIKKKKKIPGIGSFKQKMLARNSRQPISAYLMCLKKQKVSGNDNFCSKPY, encoded by the exons ATGCCGCGTTCTGTCAAAGATTCAGAAGAAGAGGTAGATGTAAAAACTGCCG gtcGCAAGACTCGTCTTACTGATGTTGGGTCAGCCGACACATCGCTCCGTCGTAGTACCCGAATTAAATTAGTTAAACAAAATGATTCTTCACCCGAATCAAATGATAGTAGTGTGAGTAATACACAAACAAGAGTTACAAGGAAACGAACAGGTACAATGGATAATACTACTGCAACTGAAAAGCAGAGAGTCTTGCGTTCTAGGAGAAATTCTGTATCCTCAGATGTTAGCGAAACCCCAGAAGTTGATGCTACTACTACAGCTACACCAACAAAAAGAAATAGACATAGCATTGTTAATGATATGCTTAATAGGACTGGTAGTCAAAGAAT TAAACGACTTACGAGAGCTGGTTCAGAGTCAAAATCACCACCACTAAGAGTTACACGTAATACAAGAGCTACATCCATGGAACCTGAAACTAATGCAGAAAATAATCTTATACAGAGGGACGAACATGAATTAACACGTACACCTGTTAGGACAAGAAGACGAACATCAATAATACCTTCAGAAGCAACTGTTCTAGAGGAGAAAGAAGaaactctaaaaattctaatGGTGACATTAGACCGTACATTACCTAACGTTagtgaaacaaaagaaaatg attCAGATGAGTCAGTACCAAATACAGAAAATACTCCTGACACAAAACATCAAAATGTAAATGAGGAAGAAGATAAAGATAATACTAGTG AACAATGCAATAATCTTGCAGAAAATCCTCCTCCAAAATCTGTTGAGAGTGTTGAAAAGGATATATCTACTGATGATAAAAATGTAACACCAGTCAATGACAAAAATGTGTTAGAAGAAAGTAAAAACTTAGTTGCATCTACTGGAACAGAAATGAATTCATCTCAATCATCTATAGAAAAGATGACAGATGATGATAAAAATGTGTCAGAAGAAACATCTACATTAACAGATATAAATTCATCTCAATCATTTTTACAAAAGATAACAGAAAATGATAAAAGTGTGTCAGAAGAAAGTAAAAACTTACTTACATCTAGTGTAACAGAAATTGATTCATCTCAAACACTTTCACAAAAAATTGCAGATGATGATAAAGATGTATCAGAAGAAACTAACAATGTACTTACATCTACTGTAATAGAAATTaattcatctgaaacattttcACAAAAGATTACAGATGATAAAAATGTGCCAGAAGAAAATAAAACCGTATCTACACCGGCAGTAACAGAAATGGATTCTTCTATACATAATTCATCTGAACCATTTTCACAAAAGGCTGATCAAAATACATCTAAAGAATTaggattaaaaattgaaaatttattaaccaATTCAATAGAAAAACATGAAGATTTTAGTAATAAGGAGAATCTAGCAGCAAATATTATTAGTGATGAACCAAATATCGAAAATACTGGTTCTAATACACCGGTACAAAGCCCAAAACCTTTATCTGTAAGTAACTCAAACaagttaataaaagaaaaatgtaaatcTCCTTGCAATTTATTACCAAGGAGTCGACATTCAAAATCATCAGAATCAATGGATGATTCTCCTGTAAAGGAAGTTGATAACGATGTAACTAATAATTCGGTAGTAGAAAATTTGACTGCGTCACCAAATGCAGAAGATACAGATAATTCTGATATGCCAAAATTAGCTATAGAATCAGATTCATTAAGTGGAACTACACTTAATACAAGTCCAGATAGGaatatttctgtaaaaataTGTACGGATTCAAGTTCCTGTGACAGTATTGAACTTATAAGGTGTACAGACGATGTGAAATCTCCAGATAATAGTGATAAACTTACAGAAAGTAATGAAGAAGCTACAGAAATACAAGACGAAGAATTGAATGAAATCGAAACGGATGCAACTTCAAGTGTAGAAAAAATTACGAATGTAAATGAAGATTCTGAAAAAGATACTAAACAAGAAACAAGCATCAATGATAAGGATAATGTAAAAGAGGAAGTTAAACCAGGTACATCAGACAATGTACAAG AGACGCCAACCGAAGTTACTGAAGGAAAGCCAGAAAAAGAAGACCTGTCTACGCGCGGCTCTTCAATGTCAAAGGACCAACCTATAGAGAAATCAGTTGAACAGAAATCTGAATCTATTCAAGAAACATGTACTAAGAATCAAGAAAGTATGGACGTTGATGATAATGACTCCGATAAAAATGCAGCAACTTTATTTCAAGATATCCCAGCCAATGAATGGAAGGAGAAGAACGTCGATATTGATAAGAATTCAATTCATTCGGTGTCAACTGAAAGATTGGAACATGAAACGGAAGCTGAATGTGATCTTGTTTTAGTTGATAAGGAAGCATGGTTAGCTGctgaaaatataaaagcagAAAAGGAAGCAGAAGCCTCCGATTATGATTCGGATGATACAGTTGTGTTAAAGATGCAAAGGGATTCTAGGAAAGGACAAAAGATTGAACAAATGGAAATAGATACATCAGCagacaataacaaaataaatatcagtAAAGAAGCATCTACAAATgaaagtaatattgataatgaaaatttaacgaaaaatacGAAAGATTCTGAAAGCGAAACACCAAATACTGATTCTGAAGCTGTAAATCAGAATAAATCAATAACAGAGAAACAGAATAAACATTCTACTTCTAAACATAATGTTTCGAACCGCAAATCAACTGAAGGAAAAGACTTAAATGAATCACATAAAACAATAGATACAGAAGAGAATTTGTCAtcggataaaaataatttgtccgAGAGTATTTCGAAAAAACGAAAATCACTTAACAAGTCTGTTCGAGAAGTAGATGAAACTGAATCCACAGAGAAAAAATCTTTGAATAAATCCAATAAAtctgaagaagaaaaagaaacagcAGATGCTGAACTAGATAGCGGAAGTGACATAATGACATCagctaaaaagaataaaaagaaacgaTCCTTAAATATTTCATCGAAGAAGCAAGTGGCTTGTTTAAAGGAATCTGATAATGATAGTAAAGAATCTAGTCTTCCTGAAAAACggaaaagtaaaaagaaaaagtTCGAAAAAAATCGTTCGCTAACAAGAAACGTTATAGATTCTGACAGTGAAAGTAATTCTGATGATTCACAAAATGAAACAATAGAGCTTCCTAAATTTTTGTTAGGTGAAGGATCTAATACTGACAGTGATAATGAATCTGATAAAAGTATAGACTCAGATATTGAAAGAGAATACAATCTTGATGGTAAAGATACATGTAAGTTTTCTGATGATGATGTTCCTGGAGATGAATGTAGAGCATCAGAAACAGAATCATCAGATCCAGATGATAATGGATCAGATCTTGCAGATTTTGTAGTTTATGATGAcgttgaagaagaagaagacgagagTGAAGAGTCTGGAAACGAGGAAGAAAATATCGAGATAAATGAAAAAGAAGATGCAGTCGAGAAAGAAACAagtgaaaatgaaaaagaaaattatgaaGCGGATGTGTCAGTAGATACTTCTGTTAAAcgtaaaagtaaattaaaaatgtctgaTGATTTGAACACGTCTGACGCCAAAAGCGATAATAAGAAGCAAAAGTCCAAAAAGATAGATACATCTCAAAATGAAAAAGAACACAGTTTGTCTGACGCGTCGCTTTCACAGTCTCTTAAAATGAAGAAAGCAAAACAAAAGCGGGCTGTAAGTGAATTTATAGTTGAAGATATAGAACAACCATTAAATGACTCTTACTCAACGTTTAATAAGGGAAGGCAAAAACTTAATAAATGCAGTACTCCTAAAAGTCATTATTTACCTACGACAGAAGAAGCAGATGAAAAAACTAAAACTGCAAGTGATAGTAAAACAGATACTTCTATTGATAAGAGAAAAATTGAGGATTCAAAAGCAGAAAGCAGTTTTACAAAACTAAGTAAACAAAAAAGTAAAGAAAATCTCGTGGATAAGCACCTTCCATCCGAACTAGCCGAATTAGTAGAAAATGTGAAACTTTCAAAACCACTGCCATCTAAAGTAGcagaattaaataaaacaattgcAGTCCTAGATAGTGAAACACCcacaacaaaatatttgaaaaaagacAGATTAAATGACACTGCGCCAGTATTGAAATTGGATAGTAAgttgacaaaaataaatgaTGATGAACAAAATAAAACGTTAAATCAGCTCGAAGAAGAAAGTGAAGATGTTAATACAGAAGAAATAAATACCTCGTTAAAACAGAAGTTGCTTAAAGTAGCTGACAATATTTTAGAGGCTGATCGCCGGAAAAAACATAAGAAACGGAAGCAAAAAGAAGAAAACAGTAATCCTGATAAATTAATTGCAGACGATGATTTTCATGAAGATACAGCTCCACAAGTTTTAATTGATAGTGAAAATATTGTTTCTGCCACTAATaccgataaaaatgaaataattgaagAAGTAGTTTTGAATGAAggagagaagaaaaagaagaggaagaagaagaagaagaaacaaaaattaacaCCTTCTGATATTACGGAACAAATAGACGAAAATATAGAGCCAGAAAGTACTAAAAAATTAGTACCTAAGAAGGTAAAAAAGAAACAGGAGATAAAATTAGTTGAAAATGTTTCAGAtacacaatcggaaaatcaaatattagaaaagaaaaagaaagaaagtacACCTGTCTGGAATGAAGAGATAACTACACAAATATCTAAGAAAAAACAAAAATCATTGTCAGAAGACATTACTTTATCAGGCAATGAAAGGACGACTGAAAAATTGcctaaaagaaagaaaaaattatcGGAAGATGTTGTTTTGGAACATGAAGTTCCGTCTAGGAAGAGGAAGAAGGATTGGTCATCAAATGATTTTTCAGAAAGTGACAATATTTTAGTCGAAAAAGCAGCAAAGAAGAAGCATAAATTATTAGTAGAAGACGAGAAAAAAAGTAAAGCAAAATCTGCCAAAGCTACATTTAATGATGCAGGATCAGATTCAGATGAAGGTCCAACAGTAGTTACATTTGCTGAAGCTCGAGATGaagcattaaaaattataaagcatACTGCTGATAGTATTAAAGCTaacaaagaaatgaaaaagaaaaaacgaaaagaaagaaTGGAAGAAATGGAACGTGACAAAGAACTTaagaatgaaaaacaaaaattaagaaaacaagAAATAAAAGCTAAAGAAATAGGTATGCAGAAGGGTATTAAACGGCTTCCTGATGATCTGCTTGAAAATCTTTCGGACATTCCAGTAAAAAGAATGAAGAATATATCAAAGAGAGAAGGAAAAATATTACCATCTCGTACAATGTTCAATTTAGAGGATAAGACAGAGGATACGTATGAAGATGATTTCGTGCCATTAAGTTCCTGTGGAGCTACAACAAATTTCGCTGttgcaaatattcaaaaaattaaaaagaagaaaaaaattccAGGCATAGGTTCTTTTAAGCAAAAAATGCTTGCTAGAAATTCACGACAACCTATTTCTGCATATTTAATGTGTTTAAAGAAACAAAAAGTATCAGGTAACGATAATTTCTGTAGTAAaccatattaa